The following coding sequences lie in one Manis javanica isolate MJ-LG chromosome X, MJ_LKY, whole genome shotgun sequence genomic window:
- the LOC140847356 gene encoding melanoma antigen preferentially expressed in tumors-like yields MFKKMDQKPTGTLLELAAESLLSNELAAIHALDELPRDLFVPLFIPAFVGRHKEILKAMVRVWPFRCLHIGTLSVQGSDCDILEAMIDGLQLLPAQNSSSWPPKLRLLDLRQDLDCKIICSDIRTTFPTCFQSCAYSQNSTLRTEEAQHSVRCTGFDSSESEPHSALETVELLVDLSLDGTVDLGHLRDVNTLVAQTAHLYSLRLSNIRFTCFERRDFQAFLHCLEKLDSLQELDLSALYLRDRLHRLLRVLPPQIETLNLSFCGLSYKDITILSQSSQATHLKQLNLNHNQVFSEAYEPFQTLLQRASGTLKHLEINNCLLTDSTLSALLPALSHCSCLRVLSFAFNTITMPVLTSLLQHLTSLMELKHVIYPIPPHCYREWDVPGSLDRQRLAEVQAQLKAMLHAVQRDDMLWTTHSV; encoded by the exons ATGTTCAAGAAGATGGACCAGAAGCCCACAGGCACTCTGCTAGAGCTTGCTGCAGAGAGTCTGCTGAGTAATGAGCTGGCTGCTATACATGCCCTGGATGAGCTCCCAAGAGACCTCTTTGTTCCACTGTTCATTCCTGCCTTCGTGGGCAGGCATAAGGAGATACTAAAGGCAATGGTGAGGGTTTGGCCCTTTCGCTGTCTCCATATCGGGACACTGAGTGTACAAGGGTCAGACTGTGACATCTTGGAAGCCATGATTGATGGTCTGCAGCTCCTCCCTGCCCAGAACTCTTCTTCCTG GCCCCCAAAACTGAGGCTCTTAGATTTAAGGCAGGACCTGGACTGTAAGATAATATGCTCTGATATCAGAACCACATTCCCTACCTGCTTTCAATCTTGTGCTTACTCTCAGAACTCTACTCTTAGAACAGAAGAAGCCCAGCATAGCGTCAGGTGCACTGGGTTTGATAGTTCAGAGTCAGAGCCTCACTCAGCCTTGGAAACTGTGGAATTACTGGTGGACCTCTCCCTCGATGGAACT GTGGATCTGGGTCATTTGAGGGATGTCAACACTCTTGTGGCTCAAACGGCCCACCTGTACAGCCTTCGTCTGTCTAACATTCGCTTTACATGTTTTGAACGGAGAGACTTCCAAGCTTTTCTCCACTGTCTTGAGAAGCTGGACAGCCTGCAAGAGCTCGACTTGTCTGCCTTGTACCTCAGAGATCGATTGCACAGACTTCTCAG aGTGCTGCCACCTCAGATAGAGACATTGAATCTGTCTTTCTGTGGCCTGTCTTACAAAGATATCACCATCCTGTCCCAGAGCTCTCAGGCCACCCACTTAAAGCAGTTGAATCTCAATCACAACCAGGTATTCTCAGAGGCTTATGAGCCCTTCCAGACTCTGCTGCAGAGGGCCTCGGGTACCCTGAAGCATCTGGAAATAAATAATTGCCTCTTAACTGATTCCACTCTCTCAGCTCTTCTTCCGGCTCTGAGCCACTGTTCGTGCCTCCGTGTGCTTAGCTTTGCCTTCAACACCATTACAATGCCTGTGCTCACGAGCCTTCTGCAGCACCTAACATCCTTGATGGAGCTGAAGCATGTGATTTATCCCATCCCTCCTCATTGCTACAGAGAATGGGATGTTCCTGGCAGTTTGGACCGACAGCGGTTGGCTGAAGTGCAGGCCCAATTGAAGGCAATGCTGCATGCGGTACAGCGGGATGACATGCTTTGGACTACTCATTCTGTGTGA